GATTATTGCGGTTCTTGCTTATCTCATTATTTATTTTTTCAGTAACCTCTTTCATTAGAAGACCTCCTTAACAACTATTGATGATTCAATCACTATGGTAGCTATCAAGAATTACCCTCCCCGCTTTTCATAAGGTAGTCTCACGTATGAGACTCTCGGACGGTGTTACTATACACCGTCCTCTAAATCACGTTTTTCATACCACCTACAAAGTTCTATTAGAAAACCCATTTCTTCATCATAAACCACGAACATATATTTGCATTTTCTGGGTATAGATTTTGACAATCGGCATTCAGCATCAGGATTGTATGCGCAACATCTTTCTTCCATAGTGGCCTCCTAAAAATAAATAAACATATTGAAAGCAAAAAACAGCAGGAAGTCTGTTCCCACTGCTTCTATAATTCATAATCCCAATCATCGTCCATTTCCTGAGTGTCTAAACTTACTTCGTCTGCTTGAAGCGTTCGCTCCTGGTCCTGGATAATGGGTTTCAAGTGTTCCCGGTATAACTTTGCAAGTTGTGAATTATCCCCTTGAAACGAGTCGATATAAGCATCCATCAGCTGACCTTTATCAATTTCCGAATAACTCAGCTCATACCCGGCGTCCTTCGCCAAACAGCGGATGAATTCCCTGGTTGTGCGGCCATTCCCTTCCCGGAACGGATGATAGGCATTGATTTCTGATGTGTAATATGCTAGCCGTTCACTAAATTGATTGATGGCCAGCCCTTTAAGGTAATTTTCATTTCTCAATTCCTTAAAAAGATCGTTGCATAAAGGCTCAATAAATTGACGAAGGGCAAAAATAGATTTGCCCTTCGCGATATCTTCGGACCGGATTTGGCCGGCCCATTCATAGATGTCCTGAAAGATATGTTGATGAATCTTCTGCAGATGAGTTAAATCAAACTTACCTAAATTTGGCTGTTTCCTCAGTTGCTCTAGCCTAAAAAAAGTGAGGCTTCTTTCCATACCAAAGAGCCTCTCCTGATCCCGAATCCCTAATTTATTTTTCAATACATTGGTTCCTGGATAACAATACTCAAACCGTTGCATTCATAACCCACCTTTAATTCGTTTGATAACCTCCTCTTCTGACAAGGCCCCCTCAAGATATTGTCTAACAAGTTCCTCTTCCTTTTCAGTCACTTCAAAGCCTTCGATGGCCATGCTGGCTTTGCCATCATCCAAAATCTTTTGTATCTTCTCGGGAGACAGTTTTTCATTGGATTTCATCGTATCACCATCCTTATAATTTTTTAGCAATCATCACTCTTCAGGCTCATGCCCTAATTCATCTTCCAGCTCTCTAACATAACTACGCAGCTGCGCATTATCTTTTTCCAGCGAATTATTTTTCATCACAAGCAGCTGATTAGTTGCCCTAAGATCCCTATTCTGATTTTCCAGTCGTGCGTTTTGCTCATAGACCACAGCAATCCCATTTAAGAAAAAGTCTTTATCTAAAACTTGCTTTGATTGCTCACTTTTTTGTCCTCTCTGGAAATTTAATTCATCTACAAGATTTTGAATACCGATTCTTGATTCTTCAACTATTCTTGACATCGGGAGCACATTGTCGCTTACCTTTTTAATAATTTCATTGGTATCTTTGACTATCGGTCTTATCTCGGCGGTGTCTACCTTCACATCCTTGATCGTGCTGGAGTCTTTCTTGAATAAAAAGAAATGCGCTATCAACGATCCGGCAACGGATATTAAAGCTACCACTAAGGCAATAGTATTGCCATCTAAACCAAGCACTTCACCACCTCCATCGTTATACAAAACAGTATAACTTATTACCAATCCAATGGAAATAGTGATTACATTAATGATTAAATGCTTTGTTCTATTTTCCAAAAAGTGTCCCCCCTTGGCACTTATCTTTCATTGTAGATTTTTCATTAGGTTAACAATGCCTTCCAACAAAGCTCTGTTTTGTGGTGACAGGTTTTGAATATCTTTAACCAAGTGATAGCTCTCATCCTTTGCCTCATAAGTTCTGCATATCTGATTACTAAGCGAATTTTCCGTTAGCCCTAGAACGTAATCACTGGATACGTTAAAAACCTGACATAATTTTGCTAACTTGCTTGAACTTGGTTCTGAAGTACCTGACTCCCACCTTACTATAGCTTGTTGTGATATATCTAAATATTTAGCTAACGCTTGCTGAGTCAAGCGTTTTTCTTTGCGCAGTTCTTTGATTCTTTGGCCCACCGTAACTTCTTCATAATAGATCTTAGTCAATTTCAACTTTTTACGTCCAAGAAGATAGTCTGTCGAAACATTAAGATAATCAGCAATTTTATTTAATACTTCACTTGGCGGCACACTCTTATCTCTTTCATAACTAGAGAAGTTTGATTCAGTCATATTTAATTTTTCAGCTATTTGACTTTGGGTTAAGCCGCGCTTAAGCCTATATTCTCTAATCCTTGAACCTAAAGTCATATTATTTCCCTCCATTAAGAAATAACCCCACAGTTATAACTCAAAAATTTTCGAATTCGTTCTACTAATATCTCCCCTTGAGATATAAAAACAACAGGAATGCTCCTACTGTTCAAGGATGGAAAGTATTTTGTTTTTGGGCACTATCAGTTCATAAATATAGTCGTCAATAACGTATCCATATTTGTTTTCGACTTTAAGAACTGTAGCCTGAGTAGCGTTACTTGAATTACTTATAGTGACTTTACCAACAAATTTGCTCTGTGATATGACATCATCTTTAATAAAGGTTATTTGATATTTATCAGTATACAATCTTTGTGTTTTTACAACTTCTGCACTTTCAGAAGATATGACTGTGAATTCCTCAATATCCTTGAAGTCTTTGTAAAACATTCTTCCAGCAATTGATAAAATAAGTAAACCTATTACGATCATAATGATGCCTTCTCTTTTCTTTAGCCCATTAAGACCTGGAGAGGAACCACTAAACGAATCAGCTAATAAGAATATAGCGGATAAAAGAAGTGCAATACCAAATAGTATCCCTATGATCTCCCAAGGAAACGGCCCCGCTAAGAGCATATCATCATAGAAAGGGATATTTATTGTATCCATTGGTTTTACCTCCCAAAAATTAAACCCACACAGAATTGAGCTGCGGGGTTAATTTACTATTTTTTCAATTTGTTTTCGGTTTCACTTTGAGTTATAATGTACGTGAGATTTTTATTTAGCTTCCGGCTTCGGCCGGGGCTTTTTCTTTTTGTTGATAACGCTCTTTATAGTAATTCACGAGATTATGCTTTTGAAGCCATTGATACTTCCTGATAACTGAACCAATGCTCTTTTTTAGGTTATTAGCAACTTCCTTGTTCCCCCTGTCATAGAACATACATAGATATTCCAGCTCCTCCGTAGTGTAGAAATCCTGATTCCCTTTCAGGGTTTCTTTTGCAATCCCCGCGATTCGAAGGGAGCTGCCGGCTATGGTATTAGCAATATCACGTTTTATTGTGCTTTCATCTATGGGAGTCAAGGTGTGTAAGGAATTTGACTCAAGCTGTTGCAAAGGTTCTTTATCCCATGGTTTATCTGCTTCGGGATAACGCAGGTCTTTGGGAATTTGCACATCGGCCGGCAGCTTGTCCGCAGCCCAGGATTCTACCCGGTCGGTATGGTGCTCAATGATCCTATTTTTAAGCTCGGAGTTAGAAAGTTGCTGGCCAGCGGTCAGGTCAGGGTCAGCCCAGCCTCTTTGCGCATTCATTTTCTCGTAAGCATCCTCCACCTCATCACGCAGTTGCTTGAGCTGACGCTCCAATGAATGTATTTCCTCTCGGCTTAAGTTATCCGCTTTGAAAAGCTTTTTATTAACCCTGACCAAATCTTTGGCCTTCACGTAAAAGTTCCAAGCCTCTTCTCCATCCCACGTGTACCGAAGCGCCGTATGTAATTGAATCTTAAGCTCTAATTCCAAAACACGAAGGGCTGATTCCCGGGTAAAGGTATTGCTGGCTACTCGGACATTGAAACTTGGCATGGGATTCGAAGGTGTCACCCCCTCACCAATGAAAATACCTAGAGCTTCTTTGGCTGTCGCCTTGATCCGGCTTTCCATCAACCGAACCGGCTGACTCATCCAATCCTTTTTCTGCAGCTCCAACCGCGACTGACGAGCTGCTTCCTTCTCCTCCTTTTCTTTTGCAATATCCCTTGGGTCCTTCTTCAGTCCAGCTCTTTGTGAGAGCGCTGCCAGGAGAGCGTCCCGGGGGACCTTAGCCAGCTCCGGATTATCGGCAATATTTTGGAGGGCCAGGCGCACGGTTTTAGTCTTAGCGTTAAGGGTAGTTTTGTCTAGGGCTGTTTCCGGCCAGATCGCCTGTGCCAGCTCCGACGAGGAGGCGGTGGCCATGCCGGTAATCAGCTTTTCAGTGACCAGCCGGATCACTTCCAAGCGGTCCGCCCGGATAGTGGTATTTTTTCGGCCCGCCGGCCGCCCGGAGGATTTCTGCTGTTGCATAAGTCCACCTCCTTTTTCGAGACTTATTTACCTATCATGCTGTTATAGCTGTTTTTCCACTCCCTGACTTTCTTCATTTCTTCATCCAACGTTCTGTGCGGATCGCCGCACCATTCCGCAAAACAAGCAAAAGTATCGTCAATGTTCTTTTGCCAAAAGGCTATATCCGCTTTTAAGCCGGCGATTTCCTCTTGAGCATCGCTGTCTTTATCCGGAAATGCTTCCATTTCGGCCAGCCATTCTTTTCCCTGCTCAATGTCCTGTTCGTTGAATAGAATACCGGAGAGTTCGTCTCCTTCCAGCAAATAGCGTAGAAAGGTTTTATCCGGGAACATACCAAACCAGCACCGGTCAAACCACTGGTTTGCATACATTCTTTCGTCGCTTCCGTTGGCATAAGTTCCATAGACAAGATCACCGATAAAAGAAGTCAATAACTCCCCTATCGTCAAACCAGCAATTCCCGCCTTTTCTGATAGCCTCAAAACATCAGCATCCGAAAGCCGGAGTTTTACTTCCCTATCCCTGATTGTGGCGATCTCCTGTTCCTGCTGCTCTCTTTCAGTCATAGAGTTTTCTCCTTTCGTTTCTGAAGATTAACTTATTTATCTGTACAGCTTCATTTTTTGTAATCCCTTTGGACATAGCTTCGCCCACATCCTTCCGTTCCGTTTCACCGAACTAAATTCCAGAGCAATTAAAGGAATTATTTAACTGTTTATAGAAGTTGAATCTAATACTAATTTGCGGCTTTATTAGGTTCCCGCGACCTCCCCGGCAGCTCTGCCGGTTCATCAGTTTCGGTCCGTCCCCAGCGGACCCAAGGCGCGTCTGCGCTCATCAGGCGGGCGGTGCAAAATGTTCATCTTTTCCATATATCAATATCATCCATTGCACTTTGAACTGTGTCATAATACCTTCCTTGAAAATTCGCATGATTGATAAGATATCCAAGCTTATCACCAGCGGCTGGACGTTCTCTCAAGGTATAAATGCCAATTCCGCGATGCATATGAACACAAGCATGACGAGAGTTAATATCTGAATTGGAACTTGCCAAAGTTGACCAAACCTTCTCCTGAAGGTCACGCCTTTCCGAAGCCAAGTCAAGGATAGATTTGATATCAACTTTTTCAAAAGACTCTCTTATCAATTCACGGTCAGCTTCGTTAATCCCATAATCGCCAGTTTCCCAGAAATGACTTAGAACTGCTTCACAAATCAACGCAAACTGACGGTCGGTTAGTTTCTCGATATTAATGCTATTTTTCTCGATTGTTATGTACATATCGTTGTTCCCCCCTTAATCAAACATTTTTATAGCTCTTCCCCTTTTTCAAGCAGCTCTATCATGAGTTTTTTACATTCTTCTTTAGTCTGGTTTTTCTTTCTCCTGTTTTCATAGATGTAGCTTTCATATACATCTTGGTAGTAGTCCTCATCCTTAAGCAGTTCAGCCATATCTCCCAATGTAAAGTCATTGTTGTACAGGTAATGAATAAAATTGCTGTGGTCTTCACTTTCGCCAAAAGTTCTTTCGAACCACTTTTCTGCAAGGTCGTTCTCATCTGAACCGTTTCTATGCCAGCCTGTTAAATCGCTAACGAAGGATGATAAAAGGTCTCCTGGATTTCTGAACCAGACCTTATAGGCCAGCATTTTTAAGTTGACATACTCTCTATCTGTAAGGCTAATCTTTATATCCTCTCTGAGTATTTTTGTATCAAGATCCTCTTTGGATTCCTGTGCTTTGAGCACCCAATGCCCCTTCATGCTGTACATGCTTTTACCTCCTTTCACCGGGTATTGGTGTCGCTCCCTTCGTGAGAGCGTGGATTTAAATATATGTCCACCCCTTCCCTAGCTTTCACAGCAATCTTCAATTCAACGAGTTTCTTGCAGCGCTTACAGAGAATTCTTATGGACATCGACCCTTGAAGCTCATACTCAGCCAGGAGTTTGCCGCACGATGGACAACGCACTTGATTCACTTTGCCATCCTCCTTCAACCGGCTTATTGATCTCTTCCCCCATCCACTGACGAAAAGCATCACGAGAGATTTTAATGATTCTTCCGAAGCGCCTAGCCGGAAAATCTTTAGTCCGGGCCAGGTTATAAATCTGGTGCTCCCCTACTTCAAGCAGTCCAGCTAATTGTTCAACGGATAGGATCAAGGGCTGATTTTCCCATTTGATTTCAGCGTTTTTGGGCTCTACTGTGGTTTGAATTTTTTCCATGAGGAATCTCCTTTCGCTCTAATAATATTGATTCACAAATGTTATTGTTGCCTATCGCCACCATACTGATTAAAAAAAAGAGTCCATTCAAAGTTAAGTGCCTTAGCAATCTTTTTGGCAGTATTCACACTAGGATTCCTAGAACCATTTTCTATTTGAGAATAAAACGACCTATCTATTCCGGCCTTTGAGGCCACCTCTTGTTGATTATTAGCGCCCCTTTTTTCTATTAACCAAAGTCTAGGCTCACTCTTTATCATCTATTCACCTCCATTTTAGTGGCGATATGCAACTATTTAATTTAATTATACGTTGCATATCGCCACAAGTCAATGGTTTTGTTGATATTCGCCACATATATATCAATGTTGCAATTTGCAACTTATAATAATAACAAGAGGTGATCATGTGTTAGGGAAAAGACTCACTGAATTAAGAAAAGGTAAACATTTAACTCAGGAACAATTTTCCTCATTAATAAATGTTTCCAGAGCAACATATGCTCAATACGAAATTGATAGAAGACAACCTGATTATGAAACCTTACAGAACATTGCCAATTTTTATAATGTCTCAACTGATTATCTTTTAGGACGAACACATGAAGTTATTGGAGAAACTCTAATCAGTTACAATGACCCTACAGAAAAAATAAAAGCCGCCATCACTAGCGATCCCGAATTGGCTGAGTTTTGGGAAGAACTTTCCCAGCGAGAAGACCTCCAGCTGATGTTTAAACAAACTCGTGACCTCTCTCCCCAATCCATAAAAAAGGTCATCAAAATCATAAAAGCGATTGAAGACGAAGAGTCCGAAGAATAAGAACTGCTCTCTTGAAAAAGAAGGGCAGTTCTTGTCATTTACACCAATTTCGACATAAAACATCAGGATGTGAGCGAATGGGCATAATTATCGATTTCATGTACGAAAATCCTACAGAAGCACTAGCTGCTTATGATATCAGGGTTCATAGGGAGAACTTAGATGCTGATATTGCCGGCTTCGTCTACAAGTCCAGAAAAAATATCTACCATATAGTCATCAACAACAACCTAAATTGGAGAGCTCAGACGGAGGTCTTTCTTCATGAGCTGTCCCATATTAAAGATGATCTTCCGGAGACCGGCTATATCATCGGATTAGACATGCGCCATCATCATGTTGAAGAGCTTGCTGATTGGGCTGCTAAGGAAACTGCGAGGGCTTATGGATATTGAAATAGAAACCCTCCAGAGTATTTCTTTTCAATATCATTTTTAAAAGGGAGGATAAAATGACAACTTACAGAGAACAACAGGAGAATTGGGAAGAACAGTTTTTAAGCCCTAATGCAAAAAAATCTAAATATGCAGGACGCTGGCAAAAGGAAGAACCAGATGCCTATCGAACGAATTACCAGCGCGATATCGGAAGGATTCTTTATTCTGATGCTTTTCGCAGACTACGTTTAAAAACTCAGGTTTTTTCGGCGACAGGGCTTAATCAACATAATAGAACGCGGCTAACCCACTCTTTAGAAGTAGCACAAATCGCAAAATCCATTGCCCGGCCGTTAAATCTTAATACTGACTTAACGGAAGCCATTGCATTAGGTCACGATCTTGGGCACACTCCTTTCGGCCATGCCGGAGAAGACGCTTTGCAAAAATGCTTAGAAGGAATAACGACATTTAACCATAATGCGCAAAGCGTATGGATTCTCCAGAAAACCCTATGCCACAGAAAAAATCTCCAAGGAAAACCATATCCTGGATTTAATTTAACCTATGATGTCGTTGAAGGAGTCTGGAAACATACCTCTTATCAAAAAACTGTTGGAGAGTTTAAAGAGTTAGAAAATCTTAACCCTGAGCAGCCAGCTTCACTAGAGGGACAAGTAGTTGATATCTCCGACGGAATTGCCTATTTAATGCATGATATAGATGATGGCATTCGAAATAAGTTACTAAGGCTAGAAGAATTGAAAGACGTTTGGCTTAAAAACACGGATCTCCCCTTCAACGATAATTGGGGTCATGTCTTTATTTACGATAGTATTTCTTATAATCAAAACAAAGACGAAATCCAGTTCAGTCCACATGTCAGTGAACTCTATGAAGTCATTAAAGCTTTGGCCCTTGAAAAGATTATCAAATCAAGTGCTGTTAAAGAAGCAGACCAGTATGGAAAGGATATCGTTTCAACGATATATGAATACTGCCTTCATCACCCCGAATATGTCTTAAACAAATTTGAACGCAGGAACCGTTACATATCCGACAAATACGGGATTGAAAGAGTTATTGTTGACTATATACAGTGGCTTGGGGATGAAACAGCAGAAGCTGTTTATAACAAAATTATCAATGGTAAGTCACCTGAGTTTGAACCACATAAACAAATTTATGAAGAAGAAGTGGCTATTCTGTAATTCAACCAAAATATAAAATAGAAGGAGAAACAAGATGGCTTTATTTAATGTTGAAACTACTTTTGACAAATCGCACCCACTATTTGATATTCTAGGTATTAACGAAAAAACTTTAAACATAAACGGGATTAATGTTGTTTTAGGTAGAGAATTTGATAAAGATAACAAAATAATTCGCAATGTAATTCATGCTGAATTAAGTTCAGATTCCCTAAATAATGCAATATCTTTATTCTCAGATGCCATAAAACAGGTTTGTGAAATGATTGTATTTTTAACCAACCACTTGGTAAAAATTAGTCCTATAAATTGTACAAATGCCTCTTGCGGTACGTCTCAAATAGAAAATCAAATTGATGTTACCGCACGTGTAGACCTGCCTGAGCCTTACATCGTTCTAGATAATATTGATGTGATTTCAAATTCTAACCATCTGAAAAATGCATTCAATTATTATGAGTTGGCTATGTCAACTCATAGTACTAATGAAAGGGTTCTCTATTTATATAAAGTAGTCGAGTCAATTATCGGCTATCCCGGAAAGTCTAAACAAAAATTTAAAGACGCTTTGAGAAGACTTGGAATCAAAGATGAAGATGAAAAACACTTTAAACAACTCTATGAGCTTAGGAAAATCAGAAATGAAAAGAATGTCGGGCACTCCGCCGGTGGCGAAATAAATGGAAATACCTATTACAAGGATGTAGAAATCCCAATGAATATAGTTAAAAACGGAAGTATAAGTGTAGTTAAATTAATTTCAGCCACAATTTTGTATCTTTCACAAGGCAATGACATTAAAGAAGTGTTTGTACCAAAACAAAAAATGACTGCCCGTAAGAATTCATCCCTTTAGATTCTAAAGATTTCCAATATCTAAAACAAATCACATCCGGAACACTTGTTCTTTTTTCAATATCTGCTATACTTGACGTATAAAAAAACTGCCAGAGGTTCCGTGCTATTATGCCAGAAGCCCAGAGCATTAAAATTATCAGAGGGCCAAGAGCTCCGTATCTTTTCTATGGAAAAGTACGGAGTTTTTCTGTTCAGAGCTCCCCTAAATGGAGATGTTCACATGTCTCAAGAGAAAACCAAGCCAAAAAATCCTTCAAAGAAAAAGAAAGGCCAACGAGCCGATGGGCGGTTAGAAAAAAAATTAACCGTCGGATATGATCCACTCACCGGTAAGCCTATACGAAAATCTATCTACGGCAATACCAAGTCAGAGCTTGATGATAACTTGACTGATTTCAAATATAAACTCAAAAACGGTGAATACAATATTGCCATAAAAGAAACCAAAGATGAAACCTTTGGTGAGTGGCTTCTGACCTACCTACGCCTCTATAAGAAGCCCAAAGTCCGTCCTGAAACCTATACCGACTATGTAGACCTTTCTAAAAAGCATATCATTCCCCTTCTCGGACACTTTCTTTTGACCAAAATAGAAACCCTTACCCTCCAAGAGTTCTTCAATTACAAGGCAGAAAACGGCCGCATAGATGGAAAAGAAGGAGGCCTTTCAACTCGCCGTCTGCATATGATGTATCAACAAATCAATGGCGCTCTGGCCAAAGCGAAAAGGCTCAAAAAAATACCATCAAATCCTGCTGAAGAAATTGAGCTGCCATCCCTCGTCTATCAAGAATTTGATACGTATTCCCCTGATGAAGTGGATCTCTACCTTGCAGCACTCAAAGAAGACCGGCTTTATGCCCTTTTCCTGCTGGAGCTGACCACCGGCCTAAGAAAAGGCGAACTCTTAGGAATCCCAGATCACTGCTTTGATCCCAATAAAGGAACCGTTAAAATCATCCAAACCATCAAACGCAAGAAGCTGGATGGTGAAGAAAAGTCCAGGCTTATTTTTTCCGAGCCGAAGTCCACAAAAAGCAAACGCGAGCTTCCCTTGCTCCCAGCGGTGGTTAAACAAATCAAGCGTTTCCAGGCCATTAAGAGGCAAGAGAAACTTCTGTTAGGCCCAGAGTATACCGACAGCGGATTACTCTTCACAACGCCCCTAGGAACGCCTATAGAGCCACGTAACCTGAATAAGAAGCACAGCCGTATTATTAAGGCTGCAGGCATCAAATCAATCCGTATACATGATTTGAGACATACTGTAGCCACAATTTTACTGGACGACGGAGAAAACCCTGTTAACGTGAGCAGCCTCCTGGGGCATGCTAAAACCAGCACAACATTGGATATATATGGCCATAGTTCACTGGAAGGAAAGGCCAAAGCCGTATCCCGATTGAGTAATAAAATAAAAGCTGTAAAATAACCAGGTCATTGTGATATTCTGGTAGATAAATTTTTGAATGAATTGGTAATATTTATTGACAACGTTCATATAATATAATACATTGTATTTAAATATAAAAATAAGGAGTGAAGAATATGGCTCAAACAACACTTAACGTACGTATAGATGAATCAGTGAAGCAGCAATTTGACGCCTTTTGCACGGATGTGGGTATGAATTCTTCTGTCGCGGTCAATTTGTTTGTCAAAGCGGTTCTTCGTGAGCGCCGTATTCCCTTTGAAATCGCAGCAAGTGATGATCCTTTTTACTTTCAGGCCAATCAGGAGAGGCTCAAAAAATCCCTTGAACAACTTAACACTGGTAAAGGAACTGTTCATGAATTGATCGAGGTGACAGGTGATTAAGGTTTGGTCTGATGAAGCTTGGGAAGATTACCTATATTGGCAGACACAAGACAAAAAAACGCTGAATCGGATCAATAGGCTGATACAGGATATTGACCGCAACGATCATGCCGGTATAGGAAAGGCCGAACCCTTGAAGCATGAGTACCATGGCTGCTGGAGCAAGCGTATCGACGAAACAAACCGCCTAGTTTATCGCATTGAGAATGGCCGACTAGAAATCCTCCAGTGCCGAACACATTACGGCGACAAGTAATCGAAAGAAAAGGAAACCGATCGGAATCCATAGCATATGTGGGGGCTGGTCGGTTTTTATGTGCTTAACTATCTGATAGCTTTTGCCATCTGATACATGATGCGGTCATAGCAGTTAGGGTACAAATTGTACCCTAATTTGAATTTAGCTTCTTATCGTGTGAGTGCATTTTTTCCTTTTAAAATTAAAATGTCGTCAGAATGTCGTCAAGGCAATTTTGGGCATAAGAAAACAAAAAGAAAAAACGCTGCAAACCTTTGCAGCGTCTTACTTTCATTGGAGCGGAAGACGGGATTCGAACCCGCGGCCCTCGGCTTGGGAAGCCAATGCTCTACCACTGAGCCACTTCCGCTTAGAACAGTATTAATTATAGCAAAAAATATTAAACCGTCAAGTTTTTTTATACAGCACTTTAACATATCGCCAATTCTTGAATGTCGCTCAGGCTCCTGAGATGGTCATGGGAATCTCGACCATGGCAAACCCGTCTTTGAACTATTTCCGACACATACTTTATTGAGCTGTATGATTTTGTTCGTACTTTTTCCTTTCGACAAATCTACCCATTATGAAAGTGATTATGCCGACACCGATCCCCGTCTGAACACAGAATAACAAACTTTCGATTTCGCCTGGCAGCTCTCCGCCAATCCAGCTTTCCATCGGAGGTGTAAACCAGGGTTCATATTCGCCGCCTGTAATCTCGTCGACCATCTCGCTGCCCGCAGTGTCAGATCCTCCAAACTCTGCGCCCTGAAGGACAAATAGCGGCACAATGGCAATTAAAAAAACAATCAGCAATAAAATGATAACTGTAGGTTTTTTACTTTTCATATTTTAAGCCTCCTTTTAAAAAGCCAAGGGCAGTCAATTCAGATTTTGCGTATGTTTCAAGACCCATAATGATCAGAACGGTTAAAATGCCTTCAACAATAGCCAGGGGTACCTGGGTGGGGGCAAAAACGGTTAGGAATTTAATGGCGGAGGCTGCAACACCGCCCTGTGCGGATGGAAATGCCAAGGCCAACTGAATGCTTGTGACGCAGTAAGTGAATAAGTCGCCGATAGACGCCGCGAGAAAAATTCCCACGTATTTATTGATCTTCAGCGCCTGACACAGTTTGTAGATACCGAAGGCGACGAATGGACCGGCGATACCCATGGAAAACGTGTTGGCACCAAGTGTTGTAAGGCCGCCATGAGCGAGTAGAATAGCCTGGAAAATCAGCACGATGATGCCCAAGATGGCGACAGCGCTTGGCCCGAATAAAATCGCGCCCAGCCCTGTTCCAGTCATATGTGAACAGCTACCGGTGACCGAGGGAATTTTTAAAGATGAAATTACAAAAATGAATGCCCCTGCTATGGCAAGGATGGTGATCGATCTACGGTTCTCTTTTAATGTTTTCCTAATGGAAAACCAACCCGCCACTAAGAACGGTAGGGCTATAACGCCCCAAAGAATAGCGTATGTTGGCGGTAAATAGCCCTCCATAATGTGCATCGCCTGGGCT
The Desulfitobacterium chlororespirans DSM 11544 DNA segment above includes these coding regions:
- a CDS encoding Fic/DOC family protein; translated protein: MQRFEYCYPGTNVLKNKLGIRDQERLFGMERSLTFFRLEQLRKQPNLGKFDLTHLQKIHQHIFQDIYEWAGQIRSEDIAKGKSIFALRQFIEPLCNDLFKELRNENYLKGLAINQFSERLAYYTSEINAYHPFREGNGRTTREFIRCLAKDAGYELSYSEIDKGQLMDAYIDSFQGDNSQLAKLYREHLKPIIQDQERTLQADEVSLDTQEMDDDWDYEL
- a CDS encoding antitoxin VbhA family protein, with product MKSNEKLSPEKIQKILDDGKASMAIEGFEVTEKEEELVRQYLEGALSEEEVIKRIKGGL
- a CDS encoding helix-turn-helix domain-containing protein; this encodes MTLGSRIREYRLKRGLTQSQIAEKLNMTESNFSSYERDKSVPPSEVLNKIADYLNVSTDYLLGRKKLKLTKIYYEEVTVGQRIKELRKEKRLTQQALAKYLDISQQAIVRWESGTSEPSSSKLAKLCQVFNVSSDYVLGLTENSLSNQICRTYEAKDESYHLVKDIQNLSPQNRALLEGIVNLMKNLQ
- a CDS encoding helix-turn-helix domain-containing protein, yielding MEKIQTTVEPKNAEIKWENQPLILSVEQLAGLLEVGEHQIYNLARTKDFPARRFGRIIKISRDAFRQWMGEEINKPVEGGWQSESSALSIVRQTPG
- a CDS encoding helix-turn-helix transcriptional regulator; the protein is MIKSEPRLWLIEKRGANNQQEVASKAGIDRSFYSQIENGSRNPSVNTAKKIAKALNFEWTLFFNQYGGDRQQ
- a CDS encoding helix-turn-helix domain-containing protein, with product MLGKRLTELRKGKHLTQEQFSSLINVSRATYAQYEIDRRQPDYETLQNIANFYNVSTDYLLGRTHEVIGETLISYNDPTEKIKAAITSDPELAEFWEELSQREDLQLMFKQTRDLSPQSIKKVIKIIKAIEDEESEE
- a CDS encoding deoxyguanosinetriphosphate triphosphohydrolase family protein: MTTYREQQENWEEQFLSPNAKKSKYAGRWQKEEPDAYRTNYQRDIGRILYSDAFRRLRLKTQVFSATGLNQHNRTRLTHSLEVAQIAKSIARPLNLNTDLTEAIALGHDLGHTPFGHAGEDALQKCLEGITTFNHNAQSVWILQKTLCHRKNLQGKPYPGFNLTYDVVEGVWKHTSYQKTVGEFKELENLNPEQPASLEGQVVDISDGIAYLMHDIDDGIRNKLLRLEELKDVWLKNTDLPFNDNWGHVFIYDSISYNQNKDEIQFSPHVSELYEVIKALALEKIIKSSAVKEADQYGKDIVSTIYEYCLHHPEYVLNKFERRNRYISDKYGIERVIVDYIQWLGDETAEAVYNKIINGKSPEFEPHKQIYEEEVAIL
- a CDS encoding tyrosine-type recombinase/integrase, with protein sequence MSQEKTKPKNPSKKKKGQRADGRLEKKLTVGYDPLTGKPIRKSIYGNTKSELDDNLTDFKYKLKNGEYNIAIKETKDETFGEWLLTYLRLYKKPKVRPETYTDYVDLSKKHIIPLLGHFLLTKIETLTLQEFFNYKAENGRIDGKEGGLSTRRLHMMYQQINGALAKAKRLKKIPSNPAEEIELPSLVYQEFDTYSPDEVDLYLAALKEDRLYALFLLELTTGLRKGELLGIPDHCFDPNKGTVKIIQTIKRKKLDGEEKSRLIFSEPKSTKSKRELPLLPAVVKQIKRFQAIKRQEKLLLGPEYTDSGLLFTTPLGTPIEPRNLNKKHSRIIKAAGIKSIRIHDLRHTVATILLDDGENPVNVSSLLGHAKTSTTLDIYGHSSLEGKAKAVSRLSNKIKAVK
- a CDS encoding type II toxin-antitoxin system RelB/DinJ family antitoxin, translated to MAQTTLNVRIDESVKQQFDAFCTDVGMNSSVAVNLFVKAVLRERRIPFEIAASDDPFYFQANQERLKKSLEQLNTGKGTVHELIEVTGD
- a CDS encoding Txe/YoeB family addiction module toxin, with translation MIKVWSDEAWEDYLYWQTQDKKTLNRINRLIQDIDRNDHAGIGKAEPLKHEYHGCWSKRIDETNRLVYRIENGRLEILQCRTHYGDK